The nucleotide sequence AGAGCTAGTTCTTCTCTGCTAGCTAGTATTACTGCTCCGTGTCTTCCTACGTCTCCACTTAAAAGTATCTTAGCGCAGACCTGCAAATTTTTTACTTCTATTTGATCTGTTATAATTTCGCCGATCCCAGTCGTGTTGATAAATATCTTATCGCAACTCCCTTTAGGAACTACTTTTGTATCTCCACACACTATGCTCACATCCGCTTCATCGGCAGTTTTCTTTATAGAGTTTAAGATATCTTTTAACTCATCTAAGCTAAATCCCTCTTCAAGTATAAGAGAGCAGCTCAAGTATTTTGCACTAGCACCTACCATAGCAAGGTCATTTACTGTACCACAAACTGCTATTTTACCGATATCTCCGCCTTTAAATTTTATAGGAGTCACCACAAAGCTATCTGTGCTAAAAGCCACTTTGTTATTTAAATTTAAAATGGCGCTATCATTGCTATCTTTTAAAATATCATTATCAAAAGTTTTAAAAATAAGCCCATTTATAAGCTCATTCATCTCTTCTCCGCCACCACCGTGGCTTAACATTATCTTATCCATATCACGCCCTTTTAGCATATTTATAGTATGCTGCGCATGCTCCTTCGCCGCTAACCATACAGCTACCTATTGGATTTTGAGGATTGCAAACTTTACCAAAAACTTTACAATCATAAGGTTTAGCTCGCCCTCTAAGTATCTCGCCGCATATACAGGCTCTATTTTCTCCAGCGCTATCAACACTACAATCAAAAATAACTCTAGCATCTAAATTTGAAAACTCATCTTTGAGTTTCATTCCGCTTTTTGGTATCTCACCTAGTCCTCTCCACTCAAAGTCACACGGCTCAAAATATCTATTTATCAACTCTTTGGCTTTTAAATTTCCATCTTTGCTAACAACTCTTGCATACTGATTATATACTTCATGCGTACTTGCATTTTGTTGTTTTACTAAATTTAATATACTATCCATAATATCAAGCGGTTCAAATCCACTAACAGCGATAGGCGTTTTAAACTCATTAGCCAAACTCTCATAAATACCACTTCCTGTTATAACACTTACGTGACTTGGCCCTAAAAACGCGTCTATTTTTACATTTTCATCGTTCATTATGGCTCTTACTGGCTTAGGAACGGTTACGTGATTTATATGAAAAAATATATTTTTTAAATTTAAACTTATAGCTTTTTCCACTAAAACAGCGCTCATAGGAGTGGTTGTTTCAAATCCAATAGCAAAAAATATAACGTTTTTATCGGTATTTTCCTGAGCTATTTTAATAGCATCAAGTGGAGAGTACAGCGCTCTTATATCATGTCCTTCGCCTCTTAGTTTTAAAAGAGAACTTTTGCTTCCAGGAACTCTTAACATATCTGCTAAAGTGCAAAATATCACGCCGTTCATACTGGCTAATTTTATAGCTTCATCTATCCTACTTTTAGGCATCACGCACACAGGACAACCCGGGCCATGAACGAAATTTATATGCTCTCCTACTAATTGAGGAATCGCGAATTTCATTATACTATGAGTATGACCGCCACAAATTTCCATTATATTAAATGGTTTTTTACTCTGTTTTTGTATAAGTTTGCTAATAGCTAAAATTTTATCTTTATCTCTAAAATCGTTTATTAAATCCATTAAATCCTACTTTGCAATCCCATATCACCGTCATAAACATCTATTTCTTCATCTTTCATCTGACGCACGATATCTTCATATATTTTTAAACTCTCAAGCGCGTATTTAGTATCTATCTTCTCCATAGCAAATCCTACATGTATAAGAACGTAATCCCCTACATTTACAGGTTCGCTTATAAGATCCAAGCTAACACCGCGCCTAACTCCAAGAGTCTCTACCACGGCAAAATTATTTTCATCGATTTGCACTACTTTTGAAGGTATGCTTAAGCACATTATCTAAATTCCTTTTTCATCTTAATGTAATTTATCCATTGCTCGATTCCAGCGCCTGTTCTACTATCTACTTCTATGATATCAACTTTTGGATTTAGCTTTCTAGCATCTTTTTTTACTTCAGCGATATCAAAGTCAAAATGTTCTAAAAGTCCTGTTTTTGTTATTATAAGAACATCTGCGGCTCTAAACATAACAGGATATTTCGTTACTTTATCACCACCTTCAGGTACGCTTAATAAAACTGCATTTATATGAGCTCCGACATCATAACTAGCTGGACAAACTAAATTTCCAACATTTTCGATAAATACAAGATCAAGCTCGCTTAAAGGTAAATGATGAAGACCTTCATGAACCATAAAAGCATCTAAATGACAAGTTTGACCAGTTGTTATCTGATGAGCTTTTGCTCCGGCTTTTAGTATTCTATTTGCATCTTGATTAGTTTCTAGATCTCCTTCAACTACTCCGATTTTAAAAGCACCATTTTTTATAGTTGCTTCTAAAAGAGTTGTTTTTCCTGCTCCTGGACTGCTCATTAAATTTATACAAAGTATTCCGTGCTCATCAAGATGAGATCTATTATGCTCGGCTTCGTGATCATTTTCTTTTAAAATTTTTTCTATAACTTCAACTGTTTTTTTCTCATTTAAAGCAGGATGAGCGTGATGATCATGTGTATGTTCGCCTATATGCTCATGTGAATGAGTGTGAGTAAGACCATTATGAGTATGTTCGTGTGAATGAGTATGGTTTCCCATACTACAACCGCAATCTTTACACATATTTTTTCCTTTTAAATTTATTTATTAGTATTTAGGCACCGCAGCTCTAACAAGCTTTGCAAATTTTACGCCTTTTAGCCCTGAGATATTATTGCTAAACTCTTCAATATCTTTAGCAATACCTTTTAGAACCATAGTTTCAAGGCAGTTGTGATGATCCATATGGATATGATTAGTGCAGATGATATTTACCATAGAATCATGCTCTATGGCCATTTTTCTACCCATAAGCTCTCCTTGATGATGATCATAAATGATGGTAAGAACACCTACTAAATCCTCATTATCGTTTAGCCAACTATACTTAACGATTTTCTCTCTGATCAAATCTCTTGTAAATTCGCTCCTACTAGCATAGTTGCGATCTTTGATCATATCATCTAATTCATCTAAAAGATGCTCGGGTAGAGACACACTAAACCTAATTATTTTATCTTCTTGTTCCATCTTTTACCCTTTTTTATATTGTTAAATTATTTGCATTATAACCCAAAAATTTTAAACCAAAATAAATCTGTCCCATAGCTATACCAGAATCATTAACAGGCTCATTTTTTGGTAGATAAAAAAATATACCATTTTTATTTAAATTTAGAATTACGCGTTTTAACAGAGCTTCATTTTGGAAAACTCCACCTCCAAGCACAACTGGCTTTTTATAAAGCTCGGCTAATTCTAAAATAAGATTAGCTATGCCATTTATAAATCCTGTCGCCGCAACATCAGGAGAGTCGCTTAAAGCTCTTAAAAACGGCTCTTTATAGCTGATAATTCCATCATTTATACAAAAATCATATGAAATATCAATCGTATCATCATATAAAGTTTCTAGCTCCATAGCAGCTTGCGCATCATAACTAACCTTATTTATACCTAAAACCAAACATGCAAATGCATCAAAAATTCTTCCAAGAGAGCTAGTTTTAATTATATTTAGACCGCTTTTCATAACTTTATCTAAATTTAAAAGCTGATTTTGTTCAAATTTAGAGTAAAATTTAGTAGCATCTATATTATATTTACGCAAAATAGAATAAGTTAAATAATATATATTTTTGATAGCATTATCTCCGCCTATAAGATCAAAATCATCAAATTTAGCTACTCTTTCGTAGCTTTTTTCATCACAAATAAAAACTTCACCGCCCCAAACTCTAGCGTCATCACCATAACCAGTACCGTCAAAACCAAATCCTAAAACGCTATCACAGATATCGTTTTCTAACATAACACTAAGAATGTGAGCGTAGTGGTGCTGCACTTTATGTATGGTAAAACCTTGCTTTGCAAAATGCTTAGTATGCAAAAAATGCGGATGTTTATCTGCGATTACAAACTCAAATTTAAACTCATAAGTACGCACAAACATATCAAGCACTATCAAAAATCTATCGAAAGTAGCTTTATTTTTCAAATCTCCAATGTACGCAGAGCTAAATATCAATCCATCTTTATATATAGCAAATTGATTTTTTAACTCACTTCCTATAGCCAAAAAACAGCCTTTTTTATCAAATTTAGAGCGTATTATCTTTGGTTTTATACCTCTTGAAGTGCGTAGCCAAGAGAGATATGAGCCGCACGCAAAAGCTATGCTATCATCGCTTGGATTTAGAATGTCTCGGTCATTGTCAAGTGTGCCATCACAAACTTTTAAAAGCTTTTTGGAAATACTTTCAAAATCAATTATTATCGGCTCACCGCTTATATTTGCACTAGTTGCGATAATAGGAAAATCAATATATTCAAAAAGTAACAAGTGAAGCGATGTCGGAGGTAGAAATATACCGATTTTTTTTAAATTTGAAGCTAAGTTTGCAGGCAAAACTTCTTTGCTTTTAAGCAAAATGATAGGTTTTATATTTGAAGTTAGAGCGTCTTTTTCAAACTCATTTATATACGCCACCAAAGAAGCCATTTGTATATCTTTGCACATAATGGCAAATGGCTTATCAGGGCGATTTTTACGTTGTCTTAGACTGCTTATGGCTTTTTGATTTGTAGCGTCACAAACTAAATGAAATCCGCCGATACCTTTTATAGCGATAATTTTACCGTTTTTCAACTCATTTGCGCACAGCCTTATGGCTTCCTCATCACTAGCTAAAAGGGTACCATCAAGATTTCTAAAGCTAACTTTTGGACCGCAAGTTTTACATGAGACAGGCTGTGCATGATAACGGCGATTATCTGGATCGTTATACTCATTTTTGCACTCATCACACATCTTAAAACTACTCATAGTCGTATTTTTACGATCATAGGGTAGAGATTTTATGATAGAAAATCTAGGACCACAATTCGTACAATTAATAAATGGATGATGAAAACGCCTATTAGCTTTATCGTAAAACTCACGTTTGCACTCATCACATATAGCAAAATCAGGCAAAATAGGAGCTATTTTTAGAGTTTGTTTAGACTCTAAAATCTTAAAATCATCAAATTTAAAATTACACTCAGTTACTTTAAAATCATCGATTCTTGCAAGCGCAGGAAGCTCATCAAAAATAGCTTTGCAAAACTTATCACAAGCTTCATCATCTGCATAAATTTGAATTTTCACACCTTCGCAGTCATTAAAAACTCTACCGAAAATACAAAATTTTTTAGCAAGATAGTAGATAAACGGGCGAAATCCTACGCCTTGTACTAGCCCATAAATTTCAATTTTAAGTGATTTCAAGTGGATAATATCCGCTAAAACAAGTTTTATAGTTTGAGTTTGAGTATTTTAACGTAAGATTTGCGATAACTCTGTTTTCAAAAAGCGAGCCAGTTAGCAGCATATTTGCACACTCAAACTCATCTTTTATGATATCTCCAAAATCGCTTAAGAAAAGTGCTAAGCTCTCAAAGCAACCAAATGAGATATTTTTCGGCTCGGCTCCGGCTAATTTAAAACTCATAGCAGATCTTATAAGCCTTACCCAGTCAAACTCATCTTTGCTTGACATTTTATAATCAATCCTAACTCCTTTTTGACCACCAAAATCCCTAGCATAGTCAAAAATCATACCGTTAAAGCCCAAAATTTCATCTACAATCATAAAAATCGAGTAAAAATTATTAGATAAATTTATATCTCCTGATGGTAAAGAGTAACTAGCTTTATAATTATCCAAAAGCCTTTCACCACCTTCAAATGAAGCAATTTTCGCATAAATTTCATCAAAACTTTCTGGGGCTTTTAAATTTAAAAGATTAAATTCATCTTCACACTTATAAACCTTGATAAAATCAGTACTATTTTTACTTAAAAATACTCTACAAACACTCTTATCTAAAAGATCATACTCTTTTAAAACAAGTCCAAATAAAGCTAAGTTTTTATCTGTTCTTGAATGTATAAAATCGAGGTCGCCTTTTTGCAAAAACCTACTATTTTTAAGCACTAAAAAACTATCTTCAAGCACTGAAATTTTAAAATCGTCTTTGGTAGATTTCACTTTTAAAAAGTTAATTCCTTGCTTGTTTAGGATATCACAAATTTTATAAATATTCAAATCCCACGCCGAACGAAGTTCAAAATACATAGGCGCATCTTTGTGATTTGTTCTAAAAAGAGCATTTAATTTTAAACTTACTACTGGTTTTTCAAAACTAGCTAAAGCTATCAAAGATTTCTCATCACAAA is from Campylobacter fetus subsp. testudinum 03-427 and encodes:
- the hypE gene encoding hydrogenase expression/formation protein HypE (Pfam matches to PF02769.18 AIRS_C, and to PF00586.20 AIRS), which produces MDKIMLSHGGGGEEMNELINGLIFKTFDNDILKDSNDSAILNLNNKVAFSTDSFVVTPIKFKGGDIGKIAVCGTVNDLAMVGASAKYLSCSLILEEGFSLDELKDILNSIKKTADEADVSIVCGDTKVVPKGSCDKIFINTTGIGEIITDQIEVKNLQVCAKILLSGDVGRHGAVILASREELALTSELKSDCKVLKGVVLELLNSGIKPFCMRDATRGGLSAVLNEWANFKNYEIKIYEEKIALSDEVIGICELLGFEAYELANEGTFVLAVDPKDEQKALEVLRKYDKNANTIGEVISDKRAGVLLENSYGGSRYLEPPKGELLPRIC
- the hypD gene encoding hydrogenase expression/formation protein HypD (Pfam match to PF01924.12 HypD), coding for MDLINDFRDKDKILAISKLIQKQSKKPFNIMEICGGHTHSIMKFAIPQLVGEHINFVHGPGCPVCVMPKSRIDEAIKLASMNGVIFCTLADMLRVPGSKSSLLKLRGEGHDIRALYSPLDAIKIAQENTDKNVIFFAIGFETTTPMSAVLVEKAISLNLKNIFFHINHVTVPKPVRAIMNDENVKIDAFLGPSHVSVITGSGIYESLANEFKTPIAVSGFEPLDIMDSILNLVKQQNASTHEVYNQYARVVSKDGNLKAKELINRYFEPCDFEWRGLGEIPKSGMKLKDEFSNLDARVIFDCSVDSAGENRACICGEILRGRAKPYDCKVFGKVCNPQNPIGSCMVSGEGACAAYYKYAKRA
- the hypC gene encoding hydrogenase assembly chaperone HypC (Pfam match to PF01455.14 HupF_HypC); translated protein: MCLSIPSKVVQIDENNFAVVETLGVRRGVSLDLISEPVNVGDYVLIHVGFAMEKIDTKYALESLKIYEDIVRQMKDEEIDVYDGDMGLQSRI
- the hypB gene encoding hydrogenase nickel insertion protein HypB (Pfam match to PF02492.15 cobW); the protein is MCKDCGCSMGNHTHSHEHTHNGLTHTHSHEHIGEHTHDHHAHPALNEKKTVEVIEKILKENDHEAEHNRSHLDEHGILCINLMSSPGAGKTTLLEATIKNGAFKIGVVEGDLETNQDANRILKAGAKAHQITTGQTCHLDAFMVHEGLHHLPLSELDLVFIENVGNLVCPASYDVGAHINAVLLSVPEGGDKVTKYPVMFRAADVLIITKTGLLEHFDFDIAEVKKDARKLNPKVDIIEVDSRTGAGIEQWINYIKMKKEFR
- the nikR gene encoding nickel responsive regulator (Pfam matches to PF08753.7 NikR_C, and to PF01402.17 RHH_1) gives rise to the protein MEQEDKIIRFSVSLPEHLLDELDDMIKDRNYASRSEFTRDLIREKIVKYSWLNDNEDLVGVLTIIYDHHQGELMGRKMAIEHDSMVNIICTNHIHMDHHNCLETMVLKGIAKDIEEFSNNISGLKGVKFAKLVRAAVPKY
- the hypF gene encoding [NiFe] hydrogenase maturation protein HypF (Pfam matches to PF01300.14 Sua5_yciO_yrdC, and to PF00708.14 Acylphosphatase, and to PF07503.8 zf-HYPF, and to PF07503.8 zf-HYPF); its protein translation is MKSLKIEIYGLVQGVGFRPFIYYLAKKFCIFGRVFNDCEGVKIQIYADDEACDKFCKAIFDELPALARIDDFKVTECNFKFDDFKILESKQTLKIAPILPDFAICDECKREFYDKANRRFHHPFINCTNCGPRFSIIKSLPYDRKNTTMSSFKMCDECKNEYNDPDNRRYHAQPVSCKTCGPKVSFRNLDGTLLASDEEAIRLCANELKNGKIIAIKGIGGFHLVCDATNQKAISSLRQRKNRPDKPFAIMCKDIQMASLVAYINEFEKDALTSNIKPIILLKSKEVLPANLASNLKKIGIFLPPTSLHLLLFEYIDFPIIATSANISGEPIIIDFESISKKLLKVCDGTLDNDRDILNPSDDSIAFACGSYLSWLRTSRGIKPKIIRSKFDKKGCFLAIGSELKNQFAIYKDGLIFSSAYIGDLKNKATFDRFLIVLDMFVRTYEFKFEFVIADKHPHFLHTKHFAKQGFTIHKVQHHYAHILSVMLENDICDSVLGFGFDGTGYGDDARVWGGEVFICDEKSYERVAKFDDFDLIGGDNAIKNIYYLTYSILRKYNIDATKFYSKFEQNQLLNLDKVMKSGLNIIKTSSLGRIFDAFACLVLGINKVSYDAQAAMELETLYDDTIDISYDFCINDGIISYKEPFLRALSDSPDVAATGFINGIANLILELAELYKKPVVLGGGVFQNEALLKRVILNLNKNGIFFYLPKNEPVNDSGIAMGQIYFGLKFLGYNANNLTI